From one Butyricimonas faecihominis genomic stretch:
- a CDS encoding RagB/SusD family nutrient uptake outer membrane protein: MMKRIYLFFLSVSFLITGCDYLDMVPEDDIKTVETVFEQRKDAEKWLLGTYTATKDLATNVAKNVAYFGTDEVTTGEYIRNRGYGGFKISEGLQMSQEPYGNVWDNVGSSSGLLYYQILRNINIFIENIDAVYNMTDVEKRQWKAEAKALKAYVYFDLVRHYGPIVLVPKNLSVDIDMSELRQQRVHVDTCFNALVRLCDEAAKDLLLGNQKPFDRKPFFSKEATLALKARALLYAASPLFNGNEFYSDFLDKEGKPLFSTSYDHEKWHLAALAADEAVRVAVEAGHALCSGTISNHSEVLNHMEDIEKSVISDFDNQEFILEWKSVAGFSELLLPRLRPEDTEHFNSAVLGSLSPSLKMVEMYYTDKGLPIDMDKTWNYSSRYYMGMESDPDYTDIVLTNADVLQLHLRREPRFYACIAADRTKWQRGPKGQEINYNLTVEAYKGESFGSQYDIVSSTVAQNINGYWWKKFLESELTTKEYVVSANRTLPIIRLAELYLMQAEAWNEYLEKPDARVYSPLNKVRERAGIPDVVTAWKSYSNNPEKVDNRDGMRDIIQREINLEFALEGHRFWNLRRWKTAHIELNEKQYGWNVLGENAQAFYNDYNGPVIVWSKCKFTAPRDYLFPIKAEEVLMSSLVQNPGW, encoded by the coding sequence ATGATGAAACGTATATATTTATTTTTTTTATCAGTGTCTTTTCTTATCACGGGTTGTGATTATTTGGATATGGTGCCAGAAGATGATATAAAAACTGTTGAAACAGTTTTTGAACAGCGAAAGGATGCTGAGAAGTGGTTGCTTGGTACATATACTGCAACTAAAGATTTAGCTACTAATGTAGCAAAAAATGTTGCTTATTTTGGAACGGATGAGGTTACTACGGGTGAGTATATTCGGAATAGAGGATATGGGGGATTTAAGATAAGTGAAGGATTACAGATGTCTCAAGAACCATATGGAAATGTTTGGGATAACGTGGGTAGTTCTTCTGGATTGTTGTATTACCAGATTCTGCGTAATATTAATATATTTATTGAAAATATAGATGCGGTATATAATATGACAGATGTGGAAAAACGGCAATGGAAGGCAGAAGCAAAAGCTTTAAAAGCTTATGTGTATTTTGATTTAGTGCGTCATTATGGCCCCATTGTACTTGTTCCCAAGAATCTTTCCGTAGATATTGATATGTCTGAATTACGCCAGCAACGTGTTCATGTTGATACTTGCTTTAATGCGCTCGTGCGTTTGTGTGATGAAGCTGCTAAAGATTTATTATTAGGAAATCAAAAACCGTTTGACCGTAAACCGTTTTTTAGTAAAGAGGCGACATTGGCATTAAAAGCGAGAGCTTTACTTTATGCGGCATCTCCGCTTTTTAATGGAAATGAATTTTATTCTGATTTTTTGGATAAAGAAGGTAAGCCGCTTTTTAGCACGAGCTATGATCATGAGAAGTGGCATTTGGCGGCATTGGCTGCTGATGAGGCTGTAAGAGTGGCAGTGGAAGCAGGACATGCATTGTGTTCCGGTACTATTAGTAATCATTCTGAGGTTCTGAATCATATGGAGGATATCGAAAAAAGTGTTATTTCAGATTTTGATAATCAAGAATTTATTTTAGAATGGAAAAGTGTTGCGGGTTTCTCGGAATTACTACTTCCTCGTCTAAGGCCTGAAGATACAGAACATTTTAACTCAGCCGTTCTTGGGAGTTTATCTCCCTCATTGAAAATGGTTGAAATGTATTATACAGATAAAGGGTTACCGATAGATATGGATAAAACATGGAATTATTCTTCTCGGTATTATATGGGAATGGAAAGTGATCCCGATTATACTGATATTGTATTGACGAATGCTGATGTTTTGCAATTGCATTTGCGGCGTGAACCTCGTTTTTATGCTTGTATTGCGGCAGATCGCACGAAATGGCAAAGAGGGCCTAAAGGCCAAGAAATTAATTACAATTTAACGGTTGAGGCTTATAAGGGAGAGAGTTTTGGTTCTCAGTATGACATCGTTTCTAGTACTGTTGCTCAAAATATAAACGGATATTGGTGGAAAAAATTCTTAGAGTCAGAATTAACAACAAAAGAATATGTGGTTAGTGCTAATAGAACATTGCCTATTATTCGGTTAGCAGAACTTTACTTGATGCAGGCAGAAGCTTGGAACGAGTATTTAGAAAAACCAGATGCTAGAGTTTACTCTCCGCTTAACAAAGTTCGGGAAAGAGCTGGAATTCCTGATGTTGTTACAGCGTGGAAGTCGTATTCGAATAATCCGGAGAAAGTGGATAATAGAGATGGGATGCGCGATATTATTCAGCGTGAGATTAATCTTGAATTTGCTCTTGAAGGACACCGTTTTTGGAATTTGCGTCGTTGGAAAACTGCTCATATAGAATTGAACGAGAAACAATATGGTTGGAATGTCTTGGGAGAAAATGCACAAGCGTTTTATAATGATTATAATGGTCCCGTGATTGTGTGGAGTAAATGTAAATTTACAGCGCCACGTGATTATTTATTTCCGATAAAGGCTGAAGAAGTATTAATGTCTAGTCTTGTCCAAAATCCTGGGTGGTAG
- a CDS encoding TonB-dependent receptor, with protein MKKKKGSCYFFGKAREKVWQMMKLRMVLIIFLVGLTSLPTMAQDQTVTLKLTDVNLYELFDAIRKQTGLRFLYNAEQMKEVPKVSVDVKNKKVKDVLTEVLTGTPLTFEYNKGVVTLKERKATEKPQVKLITITGRVVDEKGNPIPGATVLIQGTTQGVATDVEGAYTINVRPDDALRVSFIGYKTEVVEIKGKTKINIRLNPTAENIEEVTVVAFGEQKKESVVAAITTVNPEALRSSSSDLTTQFAGKIPGMIAWQTGGLPGALTEEEMNTKFYIRGITSFQSRANIDPLILIDGVESSKLDLARIAPEDIESFSVMKDASATAMYGARGANGVILVTTKKGEEGSVYTSLRYEAIASMPTREIEVVDPVTYMKMYNQAIMTRNPNATPEYSVERIERTNNPNYPSFVYPANDWYKILFKDYSINHHMGLNIRGGSRVIQYYASLNYIRDEGMLKTEKLNQFDCNVKNNTMTFRANLNIDLSAGIRLLLSSSASLDKYHGPLQNVQDIYYQAFTASPVNFAVIYPADETYNWPHIRFGMSAAGGNNPYMNLHKGYMDRSRYSATVRAEYIQNLSQLLKGLEVRASVSLNRTGYYTTPFQTKPFLYRLDSYDFETGKHKLYPLNAVTAERTLSAVRGDDTQATQTTYEIRGLHTAAWGEHQTSLTGVFNMQESTGSPVAGVLEAIPHRNMGLAMRGTYGFRDRYFLEASFGYNGSERFDKGHQWGFFPAVGMAWIASKENFLAGASKWLSFLKFRLSWGEVGNDGIISSPRFTHLPTLSLETVTDPRPNRGNFDRDRLVSYPNSKIKWEIAEQVNLGIETKLFNGLFEVNADIYQEIRHNIIDYRITMPATVGLEKYQLANVGKARSRGIDLSGKIQHAFSNDFWIILNGTFTYSKAVYLEIEEAIDKPSWQRKKGKEISQSIGYIAEGLFQDQAEIDNSPVQGGDIMPGDIRYRDLNEDGVIDVRDATYIGFPETPRVIYGFSGFINYKNFEFNFAFQGSGKRGFFMDPMQINPFVGDRAMLKEIYNDHWSEDNMKEHPFWPRLSTQSINVHNPQENWAASKEVRKSTYFMRECSFLRCTSIELAYNMPQRLMQKIKMQNLKFYARVNNPFIISNFKIWDVELGNSGFNYPIQRTFSLGLNLSF; from the coding sequence ATGAAAAAAAAGAAAGGATCGTGCTATTTCTTTGGGAAAGCACGAGAAAAAGTTTGGCAAATGATGAAATTACGAATGGTTTTGATCATTTTTCTCGTAGGTTTGACCTCTTTACCAACCATGGCACAAGATCAAACCGTTACGTTAAAATTGACGGATGTGAATCTGTACGAATTGTTTGATGCAATTCGAAAACAGACGGGGTTACGTTTTCTTTATAATGCGGAACAGATGAAAGAAGTTCCTAAGGTAAGCGTTGATGTGAAAAACAAGAAGGTGAAGGATGTTTTGACAGAAGTGTTAACAGGAACTCCTCTTACGTTTGAGTATAACAAAGGGGTAGTAACACTGAAAGAAAGAAAAGCGACGGAAAAACCTCAAGTGAAGTTAATAACGATAACTGGTCGTGTTGTTGATGAAAAAGGGAATCCGATTCCTGGAGCAACCGTTTTAATTCAAGGAACAACACAAGGAGTGGCAACAGATGTTGAGGGTGCATATACGATTAATGTTCGTCCTGATGATGCATTGAGGGTTTCTTTTATTGGTTATAAGACGGAAGTGGTTGAAATTAAAGGGAAAACAAAGATAAATATACGGTTAAATCCGACTGCTGAAAATATTGAGGAAGTGACAGTCGTTGCCTTTGGGGAACAGAAAAAAGAGAGTGTGGTTGCAGCTATTACAACAGTGAACCCAGAGGCGTTGAGATCATCGAGTAGCGATCTTACAACTCAATTTGCTGGTAAAATTCCCGGTATGATTGCATGGCAGACAGGTGGTCTTCCAGGAGCTTTGACAGAAGAAGAAATGAATACGAAGTTTTACATTCGTGGTATAACATCTTTTCAGTCAAGGGCAAATATAGATCCTCTAATTTTGATTGATGGAGTAGAATCTTCTAAATTGGATTTAGCTCGTATCGCACCTGAAGATATAGAATCTTTTAGTGTCATGAAAGATGCTTCTGCTACAGCGATGTATGGGGCTCGTGGAGCTAATGGTGTGATTTTGGTTACAACGAAAAAAGGTGAAGAGGGATCAGTGTATACTTCATTACGTTATGAGGCTATTGCATCTATGCCAACACGTGAAATAGAGGTGGTAGATCCTGTTACTTATATGAAAATGTATAATCAGGCAATTATGACTCGTAATCCTAATGCAACTCCAGAATATAGTGTAGAGCGTATAGAGAGAACGAATAATCCTAACTATCCATCATTTGTTTATCCTGCCAATGATTGGTATAAGATTCTTTTTAAAGATTATTCTATAAATCATCATATGGGTTTGAATATTCGTGGTGGTTCGAGGGTTATTCAGTATTATGCTTCCCTTAATTATATTCGTGACGAAGGGATGTTGAAAACAGAAAAATTAAATCAATTTGATTGTAATGTGAAGAATAATACAATGACATTCAGGGCAAACTTAAATATTGATTTAAGTGCGGGAATTAGGTTATTGCTTTCTTCTTCTGCTTCTCTTGATAAATATCATGGTCCATTGCAAAATGTTCAGGATATTTATTATCAAGCTTTTACGGCAAGTCCTGTTAATTTTGCCGTAATTTATCCTGCTGATGAAACTTATAATTGGCCGCATATTCGTTTTGGTATGTCAGCAGCGGGAGGAAATAATCCTTACATGAATCTTCATAAAGGATATATGGATCGTAGTCGGTATTCAGCTACAGTTCGTGCAGAATATATTCAAAATTTGTCACAGTTGCTTAAAGGTTTAGAAGTTCGTGCTAGTGTTTCTTTAAATAGGACGGGATATTATACAACACCTTTCCAAACGAAACCTTTTCTTTATCGTTTAGATTCGTATGATTTTGAAACAGGGAAGCATAAACTTTATCCATTAAATGCAGTGACTGCAGAGAGAACATTAAGTGCCGTGAGAGGAGATGATACTCAAGCAACGCAAACTACATACGAGATTCGAGGATTACATACAGCGGCATGGGGAGAGCATCAGACAAGTTTGACAGGTGTTTTTAATATGCAAGAATCAACGGGTTCTCCTGTGGCAGGTGTTTTAGAGGCAATTCCTCACCGAAATATGGGATTGGCTATGCGAGGGACTTATGGTTTTCGTGATCGTTATTTTTTAGAAGCTAGTTTTGGATATAATGGATCAGAACGTTTTGACAAAGGGCATCAATGGGGATTTTTTCCAGCTGTAGGAATGGCATGGATTGCATCAAAAGAAAATTTTTTAGCAGGGGCTTCTAAATGGTTATCCTTTTTGAAGTTTAGACTTTCTTGGGGGGAAGTGGGGAACGATGGAATTATCTCTTCTCCTCGTTTTACACATTTACCAACGCTTTCTCTTGAAACTGTAACAGATCCCCGTCCCAATAGGGGTAATTTTGATAGAGATAGGTTAGTGTCTTATCCTAATAGTAAGATCAAGTGGGAAATTGCAGAACAAGTGAATTTAGGTATTGAAACAAAATTATTTAATGGGTTGTTTGAGGTAAATGCTGATATTTACCAGGAAATACGTCATAATATTATTGACTATAGAATAACAATGCCAGCGACAGTTGGATTGGAAAAATATCAATTAGCAAATGTAGGGAAAGCTCGTTCGAGGGGAATAGATTTATCAGGTAAAATTCAACACGCTTTTAGTAATGATTTTTGGATAATATTAAACGGAACTTTTACGTATAGTAAAGCAGTTTATCTGGAAATAGAAGAAGCTATAGATAAACCATCTTGGCAACGTAAAAAGGGAAAGGAAATATCACAATCAATAGGTTATATTGCGGAGGGATTATTTCAAGATCAAGCGGAAATTGATAATTCACCGGTTCAAGGTGGAGATATAATGCCAGGAGATATTCGTTATAGAGATTTAAATGAGGATGGTGTGATAGACGTTCGAGATGCAACGTATATAGGGTTTCCTGAAACACCACGAGTGATTTATGGATTTAGTGGTTTTATTAATTATAAAAATTTCGAATTTAATTTTGCTTTTCAAGGATCGGGTAAACGAGGATTTTTTATGGATCCGATGCAAATCAATCCTTTTGTGGGAGATAGGGCAATGTTGAAAGAGATTTATAATGACCACTGGAGTGAAGATAACATGAAAGAACACCCTTTCTGGCCTCGTCTTTCTACTCAGTCCATAAATGTTCATAATCCTCAGGAAAATTGGGCGGCATCAAAGGAAGTTCGAAAAAGTACCTATTTTATGCGTGAATGTAGTTTCTTGCGTTGTACATCAATTGAATTGGCATACAATATGCCTCAACGATTGATGCAAAAAATTAAGATGCAGAATTTGAAATTTTACGCTCGCGTTAATAATCCATTTATAATTTCAAATTTTAAAATATGGGATGTTGAATTAGGTAATAGTGGGTTTAATTATCCAATTCAACGGACGTTTTCTTTGGGGTTAAATCTAAGTTTTTAA
- a CDS encoding DUF4959 domain-containing protein — protein sequence MMKKENIRFEPIPGGAVMFYTLPVGEDVFGIQLRYRDARGEEVLKVGSYVGDSLVIDGFNESEKNVPARVSLVDRNNNESKAIDVVFDTEESAACSFFNGAEVLPYWNGFQVKYGASRQTSGMVHVMYLGTNPITQKSDTILLKSFPITLSGDTLEFVLQQKLDKATVVLRTEDYRGYRVKQKIWKDVDIYSVEELQLTEMNFIDKDGCSVENEKEKIGAKYLFDGDTKGEQRLKAGKIPELYSFLGGPMIQNKSLIFDLEQERTPAFIRIYGTLKSLGWPLFSTQYTSSVYEIFRGVYDDKLPCNVILYGSNDKNGDNWVELGSFSQDSETLTKNRWSERCTSQKNQNFVGYLTEEELVGATPAYLEIQLPCDDNMVKYRYMKLEIKELFKYVFFSGSTPVITVINTENYVAIQELEIYVKRD from the coding sequence ATGATGAAGAAAGAAAATATTCGTTTTGAACCAATACCTGGAGGTGCGGTGATGTTTTATACTTTACCTGTTGGGGAGGATGTTTTTGGAATTCAACTTCGTTATCGTGACGCTAGGGGAGAGGAAGTGTTGAAAGTGGGTAGTTATGTAGGGGATTCATTAGTTATTGATGGGTTTAATGAGTCAGAAAAGAATGTGCCTGCTCGTGTTTCTCTTGTTGATAGAAATAATAATGAATCGAAAGCTATAGATGTGGTGTTTGATACCGAAGAATCTGCTGCTTGTTCTTTCTTTAATGGTGCAGAAGTTTTACCTTATTGGAATGGTTTTCAAGTAAAATATGGAGCTTCTCGTCAGACATCGGGAATGGTTCATGTTATGTACTTGGGCACTAATCCTATTACACAAAAAAGTGATACAATCTTATTGAAAAGTTTTCCAATCACCTTAAGTGGAGATACGTTAGAGTTTGTATTGCAACAGAAATTGGATAAGGCTACAGTAGTTCTCCGCACGGAAGATTATCGTGGCTATCGTGTCAAACAGAAGATTTGGAAGGATGTTGATATTTATTCTGTAGAAGAGTTACAACTTACTGAAATGAATTTTATCGATAAAGATGGTTGTTCAGTAGAGAATGAGAAAGAAAAGATTGGAGCTAAATATTTGTTTGATGGTGATACAAAGGGAGAACAACGATTGAAAGCTGGAAAGATTCCTGAACTTTACTCGTTCTTAGGAGGTCCTATGATTCAAAATAAAAGTTTAATATTTGATTTGGAACAAGAACGGACTCCAGCTTTTATAAGGATTTATGGAACTTTAAAGAGTCTTGGTTGGCCATTGTTTAGTACTCAATATACATCTTCAGTATATGAAATATTTCGGGGAGTGTATGATGATAAATTACCTTGTAATGTAATTTTATATGGTAGTAATGATAAAAATGGGGATAATTGGGTTGAATTGGGATCTTTTTCTCAAGATTCGGAAACACTTACTAAAAATCGATGGTCTGAACGTTGTACTAGTCAAAAAAATCAGAATTTTGTCGGTTATTTAACTGAAGAAGAGTTGGTCGGTGCAACCCCTGCTTATTTGGAAATTCAATTACCTTGTGATGATAACATGGTGAAATATCGTTATATGAAATTGGAAATCAAAGAGTTGTTTAAATATGTGTTTTTTAGTGGTTCTACTCCGGTCATAACTGTTATAAATACAGAAAATTATGTAGCAATTCAGGAATTGGAAATTTATGTAAAAAGAGATTAG
- a CDS encoding FecR family protein, which translates to MRNGLLDQETEERLLAYFNGELDEEGRFAVEQWLNDSPENKKVYHQLEKDALFIRWANREQKVHVEDREAMLFRQIRRAKIRKIGFRVAASVAVLVALGGVYLFMSTPAKENMLAENTPIIRANYPQARLVLSTGEVIDLTKNTDNIVEKDGSVVAIDTNKALVYNQSGNVETEKPIYNKVIVPRGGEFFLTLSDGTGVWLNAESELEYPVKFTSGERHVKLKGEAYFSVKKDTTKPFFVTSGAYRLRVYGTEFNMNTYHKERIQVVLVNGAVGFRANASTPERRLKPNQLGEANEITGEVEIKDVDVYSYIAWKNQDVVFVNERLESIMEKIERWYDVSVFFQNDSLKDVRFYGNVQRYADIRDLLFFLEKTSDVHFSVKDRTIIVSNK; encoded by the coding sequence ATGCGAAATGGTTTATTAGATCAAGAAACGGAAGAGCGCTTGCTGGCTTATTTCAACGGGGAGTTGGATGAGGAAGGGCGTTTTGCCGTGGAGCAATGGTTGAACGATAGTCCGGAAAATAAGAAGGTCTATCATCAACTGGAAAAAGATGCCTTATTTATTCGTTGGGCGAATCGGGAACAGAAAGTTCACGTGGAGGATAGAGAAGCAATGCTATTTCGACAGATTCGCCGGGCAAAGATTCGGAAAATCGGGTTTCGGGTGGCGGCCTCCGTGGCTGTTCTGGTGGCATTGGGTGGCGTGTATCTGTTTATGTCAACTCCGGCTAAAGAGAATATGCTGGCGGAAAATACACCGATCATACGAGCGAATTATCCACAGGCTCGATTGGTCCTTTCTACCGGAGAAGTTATTGATCTGACGAAAAATACAGATAATATCGTGGAAAAGGATGGTTCCGTGGTGGCGATCGACACGAATAAGGCACTCGTGTATAATCAATCGGGAAACGTGGAAACCGAGAAACCGATATATAACAAGGTTATCGTTCCTCGTGGGGGGGAGTTCTTCCTGACGCTTTCTGACGGGACAGGGGTGTGGTTGAACGCGGAGTCAGAATTGGAATATCCGGTAAAGTTCACTTCGGGAGAGCGTCATGTGAAATTAAAAGGAGAGGCTTATTTTAGTGTAAAGAAGGATACTACAAAACCTTTCTTTGTCACTTCCGGGGCCTATCGTTTACGGGTATATGGTACCGAGTTCAATATGAATACCTACCATAAAGAACGGATTCAAGTGGTGCTGGTAAACGGGGCTGTTGGCTTCCGGGCAAATGCTTCGACCCCGGAGCGGAGGCTGAAACCGAATCAACTGGGAGAGGCCAACGAGATCACGGGGGAGGTTGAAATTAAAGATGTGGATGTATATTCCTATATTGCTTGGAAGAATCAGGATGTGGTGTTCGTGAACGAAAGGCTGGAATCCATCATGGAAAAAATTGAACGCTGGTATGATGTGAGCGTCTTTTTCCAGAATGATTCATTGAAAGATGTCAGGTTCTACGGGAACGTGCAGCGCTATGCTGATATTCGGGATTTGTTGTTCTTCTTGGAGAAGACATCGGATGTGCATTTCAGCGTGAAAGATCGAACGATTATTGTTAGCAATAAATAA